A window of Passer domesticus isolate bPasDom1 chromosome 11, bPasDom1.hap1, whole genome shotgun sequence genomic DNA:
CTGTCCAGATTCTGCTGGCAAAGTCATTTGAGGCTGCTAAGAGGTAAGAGCCCTGTAAACACAAAATTCATTTCAAATTCCTTCTGCTAGTCAATATTCaaaccaaattaaaatatttccaataaACCATTAAAACCATATTAGTGCTATTTtgtcaaaggaaaaaaggaataaaaccaaaaaccacagTAGCAAATGCCAGTATGGAAAGCTAATGCAACCCTTACCAAAGGGCTATGGCACCTGCTTCTCCCCAAAATGGAAGGGTTTGTGGAATCATGGCTATAGATTATAACAAGAATAATGTATACCAATTATAACAATAACCAGAGCAGAAAAAGGACATCCatctttcccttctgctgcagtgAGAAATACCTAGTTTACCCTCATCTGTTGTGGagttgttttcctcttttttgtttggttttttctttttcagaggaaaaaagccCTGCATCATCTACCCCCACTGCTTAGAAAGGTCTCAGAGGGGAATTAGTCTGATTCTTGCCATTTTCGTTAAAATTCTAGCATTTTAAGCTAAGATCTCAAAAATTAAATCTGCCTGAGGAGAGAGAAATCTACTTGTTCATGGCTTTAGGCTTAGGGCTTCCACAAGTCACCCATGATGGAGAATAGACACCACAAATTTATGCTTGCACTCCTGTCCATCACAAAAGACTTTCCTGCACCCTTGTAGTCCTTTGGTATCTCATCCAGGCAATTCTCACAGCAAGTGTGTTCAAGCAACTTGCCAAACCTCAGGACTAGTTTCTCCTGCAGATTAACAGCACATCTCTAACGAGCTGGTCAGTGTCCAAAAGAAGGATCCTCTTGGGTGTGTATCATAATTTAGCACACAGAACCACCAAATGGCAGAAATCCTATCAGCTTTGTGCTATGGAAGAGGTCTCAGCAGAAAAGTCAGATCACATGTCCAGTTAGACCAATCCAAGACCCCAAACTCCTTCAAGCAGGACTGTTGGATGCTGATCTCAGTCATGTCTCCGCTGCTCCAGGTGAACACGACCTGAGCACATCTCACACTGTCAGCAAACACTCTGCCAGCCACAACATTgctgtgccatggctggggaGAAACTGCTGGGAGAAGAGGGCATGGAACTGCAAGTCTTGGGATAATCAGACCTTTTACTATTCATCACAGACCTCAGTAAAGcacttatggaaaaaaaaattcacagaaataaaGCCTCAGTGTATTACTTGTGTGCTGTTATGCCAGCTTCAGTGGAATGCTAATTTCTTACTTTAAACAAAAATCCATAACAGCCAATGTCTGAGCTGCATATCACCATCTGAACTGTAAGGCAAGGATCAGAATTACAGACTGCATCTTATCAAATAAACGTCTTTTGTACCATTTCAGCTGCTTCCATGTTTTAACTCATTTCTCAGGTAACCTCAATTAGAATGGAAACAATAGTAGAGATTTATTCCCATCTATGAACAGTGGATATTGCACAGATACTCACAGCACTATCAAATTCTATGCTTGTAATCCCAGCGTTACTGCCAGAGAGGGAACCTTTGGGCTCACACCTGTCTGCACAGAGGAAGATGAACAAAAAACTTGAGCAATGGATTAGAGCACAAGTTGATACAAAGTGACCCATAATACGAGGGTTTTTTAGCATCCCAAAGCAAAAAGGTTTACCTCCCAAGACTTCCCAGAGTTTAACCCTCCGGTCCATGCCTCCTGTCGCCAGTAACCGGGAGCCAGGGCTGAACTGCACCGCGTTCACCTCACCATCATGTGCATcctgaggaggggaaggaaCAGAACAGCCACCCAGAAGGGAATTAGCACACACCCATAACCCACAGATCGGAAAGCTACAGAAATTAAAGGTTACACAGAATCACAGCTGTGCATCTTTCAGAGGAAATAAAGCCACAGACTGAAACTCTGCTGTGGCTGGTGGTGCATAGAGAGCAAAAGGGCTGATCCATatctaaagaaaaaacaaaggcacatcaaaaaaaaaccaaaaaccagcaGCAAGGACTCAGCAGAAATAACAAACTACCAAAAGCCTTATAATGCTTCCTAAGCTTAGGCTCTTAAGtcacaccagaaaaaaaaaaaaagtaatggaCAGAACAAAAAACAGTAACAGGTGACATGCTGTAGAAGGAAAGTAGCTTTTCATTACTCCATCTAGAGACAGCCACGGAACATGATCCAATCAGTTCATGCAACCATGGAACAATCAAGTCAGGCTTGAGTTAAGCAGGAAACAGGACAGCAGATGCACTGCATTCACTGGGTGTGTTGGTGGATCTGCAGTACAAGTGTGACAGCACCTGCTTGCAGAGGACTTGGGCTTAAGCTGTGCCTCCTCTCTGCAGATGCACTGACCCCCACAACACCCCTGCTTCTCACTGCTTAATGTTCTGAATTCTTGAACTTTTAAAACCTATGAGAATTTTAAGATTAATTCCTTTTTTACTCCTCTATTCACTTCACAGCTTTATACTACTTACCCACACTATTACCACCACTaccataattatttttaaagtatttttggtAACTGCTCTTTCTAAACCAGCTTTTCTGGAAACCTGTATTTTTATGGAACTTGTTGCTTGAATGTGGTCTGCCAGCTCACAATTAAGGCTAATCACACTTCAATCTGATCTTTCTGCAAATGCAGAGGAGCCATTCACAACAAAACTGGTGAAAGGCCTTGCCTAGAAGCTATGCCTGGGAATGATTCCTGAACTGAACACTTTTTCCACCTTCTACCTGCCTCTCCAAAGGTGAGCCCAGTCTGCTCCCTGCATCAAACCTCTGCCACAGAGCCCTTGCATTAATTCCTGGAATGCTCTGCCAGACCTAGACATTTCTTGACCCTCCACCTGGGCTCAAAACACTGGAGCTAAAGCCTAACACCTCCTCCTCTGATGGCCCCTATTcaagccagccccagctgccattTCAGTCATGACCCTCTTCTCACCTGAGGTGACATTGCTACTCCCTCCATCCACAACTTCCACTACAGAATATGGTAACAGGGCAGGCAAGAATACACAtgcttccctgctgcagggagccacACTGATACTCTGGATGAAGAAAACCAGTCATTTAATATCCATGAAAAATCCACATCCAGCTCTGGAGTGCCTAAGAAAGCTCCAGAGGCATACACATATTCAAACAAGCAGCTGCATTACAAGACAATTTCCTTTCAAGGACAAGACAATGCCCTGCACAGAAAGTTTGGCTTTGTGAGGCCAAAGAAGACATAAAGGAGGTCTCAGCTTGAAAACCTTTGATCATGCACAGCCAATGAGAACACCCCATCACCATGAGCTCCTCTTCACAAGGTTTGTTGGATTATATTTGGTGCCACAACTCCCTTTACTGTGGAGAACTGGTACTGAATTAATCCCAAACTGTCAGCAATCTCTTCTTCAATCACAGCTCTACTATGGCATGATAGAATAGGGACTGCTGGGAGCCAAAGGGTAATGGGGTGGAATTTCCCTGTGCCCTCAGAAAACTTCTTTGTCATCATCGACCTCAGTAAGACAGACATTGAGCACAttggctctgagcaacatgtGGGGTCAGAATTAAATGAAATGAATGCTTCTACCAAACAAAGAATTCCTTCCTGTTTGGCAGTGCTAACAGAAAGAGTCTCAGGATATCAGTTCCCACATAGGGGATTCACTTCCTccaaaaccagaacaaagaATGGGAGAGCAGAGAATTCCTTCTGTACTCACAAAGACACAAATGGCAGTAGTGGGCACTCTCACTTCTTTACTGGCACCTGGATGTGGCTCTGCATTATCCTGGGGTGCAGGGAATGAGGACAGAGAACGCCTCCTGAgatgaaacaaagcaaaaacattttaaaatgagaaatgaaCACTGTTTCCCTTGAATTCATCCTGATGTCTACCTGCCAATTAACTACTCtgtacagaaatttaaaaatgggGGAAGGTGCTTTTAACATCTTTTTTTCATCCCATCTTTCAAAAGTTACATTTGTCATGTAACACTACATTCACTTGTGGATTTAGATATTTCACAGTTCTCCACGTAAGTTATTTGAACTGATTACTGACCTCATTTTGGAGCAgtgttttaatgttttcagtAGGAAGAGAAACATGGgactggctgcagctccattGTTATGTCTAGGAAGACTCAATACCACTTCAGCACTACATCCCAGGTAGCAAAATGCTCTGTTCCAAAGCTTGGCCTGCTCCATTTAAGCAAAGACATCCACCTACTGCAGAGCTTAGCTTAGAAGGACTGGCTCCATTCTGGATACAAAGCACAGAACCCAACAACTTATTTTAATGAACCCTACTAAAGGAGCAAAGTGCAGTGGAAAGTAAGAGCAAACTCCATGTATTCTTTCCACAAAGAGGGCCTCTGCCTCTCTCACTGTTGATGGTTTCTAACCAGAGTTATCAACTGCAGAATCTAATCAGCACAATGCAGCTGGGTTCCATGGTACTTCAATGGAATACAATCACATGCTGGACTAAGAGTGGATAATGTTTTCACCTGGCAGTATCAGAAGACTGATGTCCCAAAAGGGGAGACTCAGACAGACTGGAGGGAAAGGTCAGAGGTCAGCACACGGCAAGATGGAAGAAACAGGAAGTTGAggagaacaaaaaagaaaaaaaaagaaaggcagaagcTAGAAGGAAGGCTGAAAATACTTGTTTGCATTCCCTGCATCACCAAGATTTTGGTGTACATTGAAACCAGTAAACAAAACAAGGAGGTGAAAGTGTTCTAACCTACCCAAAGATATTACTGATAGAGTCCAGAAGGCCTCCAGCTGGCTGGGAGAGTCGCTTACTGAAGGAGGGGAGGACAGGTTTAAACCTTGTGAATAGCTTCTCCACATAAAGATCAACACAAACACATTTCATAGCAACATGTCTCTGGAAAGACTCCCTCCCCTCAGACCCAGCCCAGAGACAGAGAACACCAAGGCAGGCATCAGTGCAAAAGTCATCAGCAACTACAACTCAGAACACATTTTGTGGATGAAGTTTCTGTCAATGTCCCTCAACCTCACCCTGTGAATTGCTGGGTTTAGACAGAACAGTGTGCCAAGTCTGAAATTTCAATCACATTAATCATGATCTCATGTAACTACCTCTTACTTTCCACTCACTGCTATTTTAGAGAAAGAACAAGATGCATGTAATCTAGGTGAAATTATTTTCAACATTTCAGATGAACCCAGCTATGTGCAAATAGCTATTGCTATTGTGATATCAATATTCACATTGATGTCTTGTAGAGCAATGGAGGCATAAAACAACAGGCATTGTAATAGCCACATTATTAACTATATAGTtcttaaatatttgttttaaagatTAAACAATGATTTTTCAGGCACTAGGGTAATTTAGTTAAAATAGCTAAGGAAAACCAGCATATCTAAAGTATGGCAACAGAGAGTACAGCACATGAGTTTCCCACTGCTCTGGCAGAAGCACTAAACTGTGTTCCATCTAAAGGCTAAGTTACACTCCCAACATTGTTCCAGCTCTACTGTgctccttgttcttcctcagTGACATGCTAAGGAATCTCCTGGTCACAAACCTGGACGTCCGGCTGACAGCTCGCACTGGAGAGGTTTCCTCAGCTGTGTCAGAGGTTTCATCCGCAAGCACTTCGATATCATCATCCCTGCTGGAGTGAGAGAAAACATCTCCTTTTCAATCAGCCACTGACAGCATCAACTGACAGGATGGCACTGTTCCAGGGCCTGTCAGTTCCATACCCAGCACACTCCAGGTTTATGGAGCTACAGCAACACACAGGGAGATCCAGATAACACACACTGATGCAACTGCCAGAGATGTAATTCAACACACAGTGTCTGAAAACAGATATAGACAGCAACtaaatttcaggttttttccttccagctgcCAATTCCACTTTACTGACAGCAGGACTGGATTTCCACATCCCCCTGTTTCTGTTCTCAGACCTCCTTTTCAGATTCTCTTTACTACAGTAATCCTatttcagcctgcagcactaACTACACACAGCATTGTAACAACCACCACACCTGAGCAAGGCTTTGCTACAGAGTGAATATTTGCCTGAGCAGTTACAGAACAACAAAAACATGAGTTACTGCAACACCAAGTAGAGGTGATACCAGCACCTTTTTTGCTGTTTCAAAACAAGCAGGTGTTAAAGAAAGCACAAGAGGCTAACTGAATTTTCCTGCTTCACCTACACCAAAAACACCCTGATACTTTCTACACTGTTGTACTTCAGGTACAGCACCATTAAGTGTGAGAGCTGTTTTTGCTCACTCCATTAAAGTGTTGGTAGTCACAAGTGTGACAATAAATTAATCCAGCTAAATTACTCATCTATTGCTGAAGATTTCCCCCATTAGTCACCATGGGCCCTGACAGCCtagtattttttccttcaattaTGATTTTTCCTCCGCTGCTGATTTTGCAGGACAAAACACACTTTAAAATGTGTGGATCCACACTATTTTAAAACACACTTTACTAATGCCATTTGACTGAAGAGAAGTTTAAATTCAGCATTTAAATAACCAGTTTATGCCATCAGATAACACTCAGCTGCAAAAGCATTTAAAAGGATGAAACCAAATAATCTCTCATTTCAAAATATAGCTGCACTTTCAATTCTAGGATTTTGGAGGAGAGTATATATGAAAAGACTATAGAAAATATATTCACTGATTGAATGTATCAGGCTGGTGTTTCAAGAAAATACTATCAAGTTCTGCcaatattcatttttaaaaatctgaagttTCTACTATTAAAACTACGTGTAGCAAAAGAACTTTCCAAGTTAACAATGTATTTTTAAGTAAATATAAACACCAGGGCATACCCCTTGAAATGGTGCAGTTTTTCCCTTCAGTAAGCAGCACATTTACACGACACAAACACTCTCAAACTATAAAATCATCCAGAAGAAATCAAAGCCATCTCTGAAGCAGAGTTTGAGTAGTATACAGAAGCAATTATGCTATAGAGTGTCTCATGCTCCCTTTCCACATgcccttcctccctctcccagcctttctcACAGCCCCGCTTCCAGAGGGATGCACTGCTCCTGTCCTTTGCAAGGGCTTGCAGCACAGCACTTAATGTGACACTGTGAGGTGAACATAGAGAAAAGATCTCCAGAAAAAGCCTGCAGGCTGCTCTGGCACCACTCAGCAGGGCCCAGGAAGATCAGATGCAGCTGTTCTGGACTGGGCAAACACAAACACCctggccagcccagctcagagcaccCGCAGCTCCCACTGGCCCCTTCAGCCCCCTGATCCCACAGCACCCAGAGCCAAACACAGCAGGGCAAGAACAAGGCACGAGAGGGATTTCTCTTCATCTCACCAGGTAAAGTACTCCACTGTTTCTCCCTTGGACAATAAATCCCTGCCAGTATGGAAGCCATGTATTTTCACCCAGGTTAATTCACTCAGTGCCTGTTCCTACAGGAAACCCTTGAGCATGTTTGTAgtctaatattttaaaatccaggCATCTCTAGAGTAATTATTTCACTGTTTCATGAAAAACTGCCTTAAAGACCAAAGGCACATATCTCAGCATAAAAACTTTTTTGTAACAACATCTATTGACCACATGAGCCACTCCTGGGACTTTCAGTCCATGCATCTATTTTCAGCCCTAAAAGAGCTCCTTCTGTAAATTCAGGTAGGGAGAGTTACTGCACATTTCTGACTTCACACGAGAAGTGCAAACACTCCTCCACATCACCCAATTTAGGGGTAACAAAGATACCATTTACCATGCTTCTGCATAAATCTGAGGCATAAACTGATGAAAGAGACTATAAATCAAGACTGCTTACGGTTCAACAGGCAAGGGCTCTTTGGCAGCTTCTgccagctccttctgcagcctggcctggcgTCTCCTAAGAAAGAGAACCCAAggttattaaaaaacaaaaacaacaacatttCCCTAATCCCATTCCAAAGGCTACCCTGCACAGTTTTGATGGGCCTcataagattaaaaaataaataaataaatcagtcCCCTGCTCTAATTTTATCCTGCTTTTCAAGATACTCTGAGCAGAAGAGGCAGCTTTCTTACTGTGAGTAGCAAAGGACAAGATCACTCAAGTGAGGCAATGAGGCGAAGTGAACCTATAGCCCTTTATGATGCCTATGAAtgcaagaacttgccaaaacaatGGTTATGTTAGTGAAGCTAATACAAAACTGCCAGCTACTGTGAGACTTGTAATATAGGTCAGTCTCCAGGTATCATTAGCTGGCAAGTAAGCTGCAAcaattcagaagaaaaagcattttgtaaGGAAAAATAGCCATACAAATTACTTTTGCAGTAAGTTTTACATAGCTCAGTCTCATGGCAAATGCCCATTCTAGAGGAATGCAAAAAACACTGGAGTTAGTCAAGTCAAAAAAGGATAAAACTAGGAGCAGTATAAGATGCAATATGAACAAGAGAAGTCCAAATCTAATACTAGCAAAACCTCACAGTTTCCATCTGTTTTATGATCTTCAGCACACAGTTAAATGTTGCTGAAGAAACAAAAGAacacattttattaatttaaaagacTGGAATGTTTTCACGAAGTGTCAGTCTGTGCTGGCTGGAAAAAGAAAGTTCTGGCCTCTCACTGTGTTGTGCAAGAATACAGATCTCAAGAGGTCAAAACTAAATCTGGTTTTATCCTATGCACTCATAACTGAAAAACAAATCAGTTTTATCCAGCACAGGTCATGGATCTCACCTTGaatccttttcattttctgcattCAAGCGATTGGCTTCTTGTGCTTTCTCTGCCATCCAACGTGAGACCAGCTCCTGGTTGTCCTCAGTAGTTTTCCTTAGTTTCTCCTCCAGGGCATTGAAGGTGATCTGGAGAGCATCATATTCATCTTTCAGTGTCTGATTAGCTCGCTCAAGATCTTGCAGTTTGCTACGCAATTCCTGGCACTCTGTTTCCAGTTCAGAAATCTTTTGCAAATACTCTGCAATCCTGGAATGGTAACAAAACATACAAAACCATGAGGACCTCCTTTGGGACATGTGCCATCTTCCTTGTGCTGTTTGCACAATGCCTCACAAAGGCATTTTAGCCCTGGGCTAAGACTCCTACAGAATATTATAACTCCAATAAAGAACTCCATCAGAAGTCTGATCACAGACAAAACACTCCTTACTCACTTGGCTTCATTCATCTGCATCTCTTTGTCCTTCTGCTGCATTTGGTTGTTCAAATCAATTACAGACTGGGCCAGCTGGGGAGAAGAGAAAATTTCATTACAAACTGCAGGGATGTCAGTGGATAACATCTTGAGCAGCCTCCAGTGCAAGCACAGACTAATCTAGCATTAAAAGCATGGATCACAGTTTCAGGTCTTTTTTACCCCAGCTTTCTATGCATATCTGCTACACAGGTCATTAAATCAGAGAATCcactttcaaaaataaattgtcAAGAAGCTGCTGTCCTTTGATGTCTCACTCTCTTCCCTCAAAAAGTTTCATTAACAGTCAGATCAAACAGAATGtatattaggaagaaatctTAGTAGTGgaaaaataatgcagaaattaaaaattgtgAATTAAGTAAACAAATGAGTACTAACAATCAAGAAACAAATCATTCTGTTATGGCCAGGACAGCCACAACATTCAGAAGACACAGCTGTCACTGTGAACACAGGTGCCACCAAGAGTTCTCTCACAATGGAAGCTGCTGGTGGAgtgcctgcagagcacaggaacAGAGAGGCAGAGGCCAATGCTGccaagctgcagctgccagctcaTACCTtacccagcagcacagcctcagcTGCCCAGGAAGAAGGAAGACTGACTTCTGGGAAGAGTGCCTGCCTGTGTAAGTGGTTTTAGGACACCAGGCTGGAAGCAAAGAAACTATTCTGAGAACCCTAACCACTTGGTGCACACCTCCTATAGAAAACAATCTCCTCTTTGGAAAGCTCAGAATTGCTGACACTGGAGCTTCTCCACACCTCCGGTGGGCTGTGATCAAAGGACAGCATTTTCCAGGCCATTCACACCTTTTCCCTATGAAAGTGTGCAGTCCCATTCAGCTTTCAGACCCATTCAGTCCACTGCTGTGCttttaaaaagccccaaaacacaAACCCAAGATGCCTGGCTTTTCCTCTCCTCCAGAGAGGAAAATAATCTGTAATAATTGTCATCTTTACAGAACTCCTGGGCCCTGACCCAGCACTCCCTTTCCAGCCTAGCACCGTGGCTCTTTCAGTCCTGGCTGGTGCTTGTTTACTTGGCTGGtgctgcaaagtgacaccagtgaaaccacacacagcccctgtgccccacTCACTCTAAGTCTTTCCAAGTTACTAGTGGTCATATACAGCTCTGTGGCCCAGATCAGTTCCTTCCTCCTCTAATACAACTAAGAACCTATTAATGAAGCAGAAAATTCAGCACTTAATAATCATTCCATGCTGACAATGTAAACTCTCATCTCCTGATGACAGTATTACAGACCAGCCTACGTCTGGTTGGTTTTAATCATCAAAAATTGGGGAAGCTTAAAAAGGCTGTAAattaaaggaggaaaaaatgatGATTAATGAGCCTGGTAAAACCATGGTCAGGCTCCCAAAAGGTCTCGTGTGGACCACAGAGAATGTAAGACTTTCCAACCTCGCCACGTTTCTTGTGCAGCTCAGTCAGCTCCTCTTGGTGCTTTATCTTCAGCtgggccagctcctgcagctgagcGTCGTTCCATGCGCTGTCATGTCCTGGGCTGCAATTGGACATAGAAAAAGACATGTCCCAAACTGGAATCCAGTTATTTCTGTGCCTTTGCCAGGGTCCAGACATTGCCTCCCTTGGAAGCTCTGTACACCAGGGACACAGGTGATTCCTAACAAACCAAACCACACAGTACTGGAAAATCACATCTCCTGAGCACTAGATTCACTTTTTGTGCATTTCTAAACCTGTATTCAAACTCCAAGGGAAGATAACTAGGCTTTGTTTAAATCTGCCTGAAGATGACTGAGTCTTAGAAGTACACTCTCtaaattctggaaaaaatacaaatattttaccACCCTGATTTGTTCTGGAGAGAGCTGGCAGACTTTGAAGATGCAAGATGTCTGGACAGGGTACAGAACCAAAAGTCAGGAAATGAAGGGAGCATTTCCAGGCCCTTGGGTTTACAGTCTCAGGTGTGACAAGCCACTCCTCCATTGGCCTGACTATACTCTTTTTGTGTAAAAGTTTTGAAGTGGTTACTAACTGTGTTTTTCAACACTATTCCTGTGAGATAATCTTGAATTTTTACACATCAGAACATTTCTATCACTGCCCCAAACAACTACAGAATGTAACATTTATCACTCATGtctctgaaagcacagagacaggaacagagaaaaccaagcttttttaaaagcagatacACACTCAGAGTCTGAGCACATTATCAGCTATATTTTGAATTACAGCTTCTTAAAAAAGTCATAATTTCAACTTCAACACTGTTATATCAGACAAACAGAACAAGGTAATTGCATCCCTTTCTGCAGTCATTTTGTGCTGTAACAGTCCAGGGAGAAACAGATAATCCACCCAAATGTCTCACAGTCATATCAGTAACCTAATGCTCTTCTAAaacaacaaccaaccaaccccTCACTGAACTAATGCTGCACTAACTGCATTTCCAAAAAAGGTGTGCAAACAGACAAGAAGCCAAGCCCTGTGGTAATACCCAACACATCCTATAGCTCCAGCCACACATACCCCTACAGCCAGCACTACACACTACTGCTTGGCTTGAAGGAAGCAAAAACACTTTTCTTCAGCTATCTAAGATAGAAAAGTAATTCTGTTTCAAAAAGCTGTGGTGTACTGAGCACAGTGTCAGAGTTCAGCTGAGTATTTGCTTTCAGATGCTGCTTCTGTGTCTTTCTTCTCATCCACATTAAGTCCAGCCTCATCTCTTGGGCATGGCATGCAGCCAGAACACAATTCCCATAAACTGAAATGGTTCAAGACAGCTGCAGCCATCAGAAAGCTTTTGAGAACTTTCACATGGGTGTTAACTCCAGcctgctggagctctgcctgTAATTCCTGTAAGCCCAGCAGTTCTTCCTTCTCTGCTGTACTGATTTGTTTTGTGTCCCAGTGGGACATGCTCATACAGTTCTCTGCTGTAGAGGGGTTCTGGTTTCAGGACAACACCAAAAAGAGCCTCAACAGAGGCAGCAATTCTTACAGAAGCAGGAATTCTGTGCTCCTTGGCCCTGCCTTCTCTTCAGGTACACcgagggcagagctggccagcCCTCACTGGGGAACAGACAGGCTGTCCAAGGGACACTTCTGgcacacagccagcagcacaagCCCTGCCTTCAGCACAGCTGCTACTCCCAGGCTAGGGAGGAAGCTTCCCAAGAAATCCTACTAAAAAGCAGGCACAAAACACCTCCCTTTTGGCATCTGGTGCTTACTTGGGACTGACACTTTGCAATCATGG
This region includes:
- the ATG16L1 gene encoding autophagy-related protein 16-1 isoform X1; translation: MAAGLRAAGFPPWKRHIAEELRRRDRLQRQAFEEIIAQYNKLLEKSDLHAVLADKLQAEKYDMQSRHEISPGHDSAWNDAQLQELAQLKIKHQEELTELHKKRGELAQSVIDLNNQMQQKDKEMQMNEAKIAEYLQKISELETECQELRSKLQDLERANQTLKDEYDALQITFNALEEKLRKTTEDNQELVSRWMAEKAQEANRLNAENEKDSRRRQARLQKELAEAAKEPLPVEPRDDDIEVLADETSDTAEETSPVRAVSRTSSKRLSQPAGGLLDSISNIFGLSESPLLGHQSSDTARRRSLSSFPAPQDNAEPHPGASKEVRVPTTAICVFDAHDGEVNAVQFSPGSRLLATGGMDRRVKLWEVLGDRCEPKGSLSGSNAGITSIEFDSAGSYLLAASNDFASRIWTVDDNRLRHTLTGHSGKVLSAKFLLDNARIVSGSHDRTLKLWDLRSKVCIKTVFAGSSCNDIVCTEQCVMSGHFDKKIRFWDIRTESIVKELELLGRITALDLNPERTELLTCSRDDLLKIIDLRVGAVKQTFSAQGFKCGSDWTRVVFSPDGNYVAAGSADGALYIWNVLTGKLERTLAKHHSSSINAVTWSPAGAHVVSVDKGNKAVLWAEF
- the ATG16L1 gene encoding autophagy-related protein 16-1 isoform X5, with protein sequence MAAGLRAAGFPPWKRHIAEELRRRDRLQRQAFEEIIAQYNKLLEKSDLHAVLADKLQAEKYDMQSRHEISPGHDSAWNDAQLQELAQLKIKHQEELTELHKKRGELAQSVIDLNNQMQQKDKEMQMNEAKIAEYLQKISELETECQELRSKLQDLERANQTLKDEYDALQITFNALEEKLRKTTEDNQELVSRWMAEKAQEANRLNAENEKDSRRRQARLQKELAEAAKEPLPVEPRDDDIEVLADETSDTAEETSPVRAVSRTSRRRSLSSFPAPQDNAEPHPGASKEVRVPTTAICVFDAHDGEVNAVQFSPGSRLLATGGMDRRVKLWEVLGDRCEPKGSLSGSNAGITSIEFDSAGSYLLAASNDFASRIWTVDDNRLRHTLTGHSGKVLSAKFLLDNARIVSGSHDRTLKLWDLRSKVCIKTVFAGSSCNDIVCTEQCVMSGHFDKKIRFWDIRTESIVKELELLGRITALDLNPERTELLTCSRDDLLKIIDLRVGAVKQTFSAQGFKCGSDWTRVVFSPDGNYVAAGSADGALYIWNVLTGKLERTLAKHHSSSINAVTWSPAGAHVVSVDKGNKAVLWAEF
- the ATG16L1 gene encoding autophagy-related protein 16-1 isoform X2; translation: MAAGLRAAGFPPWKRHIAEELRRRDRLQRQAFEEIIAQYNKLLEKSDLHAVLADKLQAEKYDMQSRHEISPGHDSAWNDAQLQELAQLKIKHQEELTELHKKRGELAQSVIDLNNQMQQKDKEMQMNEAKIAEYLQKISELETECQELRSKLQDLERANQTLKDEYDALQITFNALEEKLRKTTEDNQELVSRWMAEKAQEANRLNAENEKDSRRRQARLQKELAEAAKEPLPVEPDDDIEVLADETSDTAEETSPVRAVSRTSSKRLSQPAGGLLDSISNIFGLSESPLLGHQSSDTARRRSLSSFPAPQDNAEPHPGASKEVRVPTTAICVFDAHDGEVNAVQFSPGSRLLATGGMDRRVKLWEVLGDRCEPKGSLSGSNAGITSIEFDSAGSYLLAASNDFASRIWTVDDNRLRHTLTGHSGKVLSAKFLLDNARIVSGSHDRTLKLWDLRSKVCIKTVFAGSSCNDIVCTEQCVMSGHFDKKIRFWDIRTESIVKELELLGRITALDLNPERTELLTCSRDDLLKIIDLRVGAVKQTFSAQGFKCGSDWTRVVFSPDGNYVAAGSADGALYIWNVLTGKLERTLAKHHSSSINAVTWSPAGAHVVSVDKGNKAVLWAEF
- the ATG16L1 gene encoding autophagy-related protein 16-1 isoform X6 — translated: MAAGLRAAGFPPWKRHIAEELRRRDRLQRQAFEEIIAQYNKLLEKSDLHAVLADKLQAEKYDMQSRHEISPGHDSAWNDAQLQELAQLKIKHQEELTELHKKRGELAQSVIDLNNQMQQKDKEMQMNEAKIAEYLQKISELETECQELRSKLQDLERANQTLKDEYDALQITFNALEEKLRKTTEDNQELVSRWMAEKAQEANRLNAENEKDSRRRQARLQKELAEAAKEPLPVEPDDDIEVLADETSDTAEETSPVRAVSRTSRRRSLSSFPAPQDNAEPHPGASKEVRVPTTAICVFDAHDGEVNAVQFSPGSRLLATGGMDRRVKLWEVLGDRCEPKGSLSGSNAGITSIEFDSAGSYLLAASNDFASRIWTVDDNRLRHTLTGHSGKVLSAKFLLDNARIVSGSHDRTLKLWDLRSKVCIKTVFAGSSCNDIVCTEQCVMSGHFDKKIRFWDIRTESIVKELELLGRITALDLNPERTELLTCSRDDLLKIIDLRVGAVKQTFSAQGFKCGSDWTRVVFSPDGNYVAAGSADGALYIWNVLTGKLERTLAKHHSSSINAVTWSPAGAHVVSVDKGNKAVLWAEF
- the ATG16L1 gene encoding autophagy-related protein 16-1 isoform X4, translated to MAAGLRAAGFPPWKRHIAEELRRRDRLQRQAFEEIIAQYNKLLEKSDLHAVLADKLQAEKYDMQSRHEISPGHDSAWNDAQLQELAQLKIKHQEELTELHKKRGELAQSVIDLNNQMQQKDKEMQMNEAKIAEYLQKISELETECQELRSKLQDLERANQTLKDEYDALQITFNALEEKLRKTTEDNQELVSRWMAEKAQEANRLNAENEKDSRRRQARLQKELAEAAKEPLPVEPDDDIEVLADETSDTAEETSPVRAVSRTSSKRLSQPAGGLLDSISNIFGRRSLSSFPAPQDNAEPHPGASKEVRVPTTAICVFDAHDGEVNAVQFSPGSRLLATGGMDRRVKLWEVLGDRCEPKGSLSGSNAGITSIEFDSAGSYLLAASNDFASRIWTVDDNRLRHTLTGHSGKVLSAKFLLDNARIVSGSHDRTLKLWDLRSKVCIKTVFAGSSCNDIVCTEQCVMSGHFDKKIRFWDIRTESIVKELELLGRITALDLNPERTELLTCSRDDLLKIIDLRVGAVKQTFSAQGFKCGSDWTRVVFSPDGNYVAAGSADGALYIWNVLTGKLERTLAKHHSSSINAVTWSPAGAHVVSVDKGNKAVLWAEF